In Methanofastidiosum sp., one DNA window encodes the following:
- a CDS encoding acetyltransferase, whose product MKSIGILGASGFAREVADICEAMGYDNIILINGNTQSDVYHDYKVLAEKNLEQLRSENYSFIIGIGANHIRRQIAQKYPDLDYVNVIHPSATFGVKQWMRINKSVGNIVAAGVRFTCNIEIGNFNIFNLNSTIGHDCIIGNYVNLSPGVNVSGNVSIGANTFIGTNASILPGKSLYDKLVIGQNVQIGAGAVVVESVRSDAIVMGVPAKERTSI is encoded by the coding sequence ATGAAGAGTATTGGGATATTGGGTGCATCAGGATTTGCTCGGGAAGTAGCGGATATCTGCGAGGCCATGGGTTATGATAATATTATTTTAATTAATGGCAATACCCAGTCTGACGTTTATCACGATTATAAAGTGCTTGCCGAGAAAAACCTGGAACAATTAAGATCTGAAAATTATAGCTTTATAATTGGCATAGGAGCCAATCATATCCGGAGACAAATTGCACAAAAGTATCCGGACTTGGATTATGTCAATGTTATTCATCCTTCTGCGACATTTGGAGTCAAGCAATGGATGCGAATCAATAAAAGCGTTGGCAATATTGTCGCAGCAGGTGTTAGATTTACGTGTAATATAGAAATTGGTAATTTTAATATATTTAATCTGAATTCAACAATTGGCCATGATTGCATCATAGGTAATTATGTGAACCTGTCTCCTGGAGTAAATGTTTCCGGCAATGTGTCTATCGGGGCCAATACTTTTATTGGGACGAATGCTTCGATTCTGCCGGGTAAATCTTTGTATGATAAATTAGTCATTGGTCAAAACGTTCAAATAGGAGCAGGGGCAGTAGTTGTAGAGTCTGTTCGGAGTGATGCCATCGTAATGGGAGTGCCGGCCAAGGAAAGAACCTCTATCTGA
- a CDS encoding LegC family aminotransferase: MGEFIPLSVPNLKGNELKYIIDAVEKEWVSTGGAYIDRFEKEFADYLNVKTAVACQSGTAGLHLALVLSGIEADDEVIVPTLTFIAAVNPVKYQHAHPIFMDCDDTLCMDILKLKAFCQHECDFIDNKLINKSTGRPIKAVIVAHIFGNMADMSTLMDIAGKYNLKVIEDATEALGSYYTDGRYKGKYAGTIGDIGVYSFNGNKIITTGGGGMMISTDEHTIHKAKYLSTQAKDDAIQFIHNEVGYNYRMTNLQAAVGVAQLQQLEDFLLIKKKNYNIYKKAIENEMKGFRLLNFCKEIRPNYWFYSLYIEDINRYSKENIMQSLANESIQTRPIWKLVHEQRPYLHNQTYKIETAPGYYNRIVNIPCSTNLSVEQIDKVVNALKNI; the protein is encoded by the coding sequence TTGGGTGAATTCATACCACTTTCAGTTCCGAATCTTAAAGGAAATGAACTGAAATATATTATAGATGCAGTTGAAAAAGAATGGGTTTCCACCGGTGGAGCCTATATTGACAGATTTGAAAAAGAATTTGCTGACTATCTGAATGTTAAAACGGCGGTTGCCTGTCAAAGCGGTACAGCAGGATTACATCTGGCTTTAGTTCTGTCGGGAATCGAAGCAGATGATGAAGTCATCGTTCCTACCTTGACATTCATTGCTGCGGTAAATCCAGTAAAATATCAGCATGCACACCCCATTTTTATGGATTGTGATGACACTTTATGCATGGATATATTGAAACTGAAAGCATTTTGCCAGCATGAGTGCGATTTTATTGACAATAAGCTGATCAACAAATCCACCGGCAGACCTATAAAGGCTGTTATAGTGGCGCACATTTTTGGCAATATGGCCGATATGTCCACACTTATGGATATTGCAGGAAAATATAATCTTAAAGTGATTGAGGATGCGACCGAGGCACTGGGAAGTTACTATACAGATGGCAGATATAAAGGCAAATATGCAGGGACAATTGGTGATATAGGTGTGTATTCGTTTAACGGCAATAAAATCATTACTACCGGTGGTGGGGGAATGATGATTTCAACGGATGAACATACAATACATAAAGCCAAGTATCTTTCTACCCAGGCCAAGGATGATGCCATTCAATTTATTCATAACGAAGTCGGCTATAATTACCGCATGACGAATCTTCAAGCTGCCGTAGGTGTTGCTCAGTTGCAACAACTTGAAGATTTCTTGTTAATAAAGAAAAAAAACTATAACATATATAAAAAGGCCATAGAAAATGAAATGAAAGGTTTCCGACTATTAAATTTTTGTAAGGAAATAAGACCGAACTATTGGTTTTATTCTTTATATATTGAGGATATTAACCGATATTCAAAGGAAAACATCATGCAAAGCCTGGCCAATGAGAGTATACAAACTCGTCCCATTTGGAAACTTGTTCATGAGCAAAGGCCGTACTTGCATAATCAAACTTACAAGATCGAAACCGCTCCCGGATACTATAATAGGATCGTAAATATTCCTTGCAGCACTAATCTTTCTGTGGAGCAAATAGATAAAGTGGTAAATGCTCTCAAGAATATTTAA
- a CDS encoding NAD-dependent 4,6-dehydratase LegB, with the protein MKTLVTGADGFIGSHLAEEMVHQGKQVKAFVFYNSFNSWGWLDTLPKHLLDEIEVFTGDIRDPNGVRETMKNVDEVFHLAALIAIPFSYHSPDSYVDTNIKGMLNILQAAKDLGTKRVLVTSTSEVYGTAQYVPIDENHPFQGQSPYSATKIGADRLAESFYRSFEMPITIVRPFNTYGPRQSARAVIPTIITQLLSGMEEIKLGLLTPTRDFNYVKDTVQGFVDIANSDKTIGHEINIATQHEISIGQLAQELINQINPDARIICDEQRLRPKKSEVNRLLGSNEKIKRLTNWEPRYSLKEGLAETIAFFKQNLTRYKANIYNI; encoded by the coding sequence ATGAAAACATTAGTCACTGGAGCGGATGGCTTCATAGGAAGTCACCTTGCAGAAGAAATGGTACATCAAGGCAAGCAGGTAAAAGCTTTTGTTTTTTATAATTCATTTAATAGTTGGGGATGGCTTGATACATTACCTAAACATTTATTGGATGAAATCGAAGTTTTTACGGGGGATATTCGCGACCCTAATGGCGTCCGTGAAACAATGAAAAATGTGGATGAGGTTTTTCACCTTGCAGCTTTAATCGCAATTCCATTTAGTTATCATTCACCAGATTCCTATGTTGATACCAACATTAAGGGTATGCTAAATATTCTGCAGGCAGCCAAGGATTTGGGAACTAAAAGGGTTTTGGTTACCTCAACATCAGAAGTATATGGTACTGCACAGTATGTGCCTATTGATGAGAATCATCCATTTCAAGGACAATCTCCATATTCTGCAACAAAAATAGGTGCTGATAGATTAGCAGAGAGTTTTTATCGCAGCTTTGAAATGCCTATTACTATAGTAAGACCATTTAACACGTATGGCCCCCGCCAATCAGCGCGAGCAGTAATTCCAACAATTATAACCCAACTATTATCAGGCATGGAAGAAATAAAGTTGGGTTTACTTACTCCAACCAGAGATTTTAATTACGTAAAAGATACCGTCCAGGGTTTTGTTGATATAGCTAATTCTGATAAAACTATAGGACATGAGATTAATATAGCGACACAGCACGAGATCTCAATTGGGCAACTAGCACAGGAGTTAATAAATCAAATTAACCCTGATGCCAGAATAATTTGTGATGAACAACGTTTACGACCGAAAAAAAGCGAGGTTAATCGGCTTCTGGGTTCCAATGAAAAAATTAAGAGGCTTACCAATTGGGAACCTCGATATAGCCTAAAAGAAGGCTTGGCTGAAACCATTGCATTTTTTAAACAGAATCTCACTCGATACAAAGCCAACATCTATAACATATAA